The following proteins are encoded in a genomic region of Amycolatopsis sulphurea:
- a CDS encoding transposase: protein MSVYRVEAAKASCGVSGCACRDRVRRYPSDLTDEQWQVLEPEARAVMAELRKSPAGAPMRHDLRAMLDAIGYLTRYGIEWRALPVDFPPWEAVYAFFERWSERGLPRRLAGRLRERIRIACGRAELPTAAVIDAQTVRGADTVAAGSAGYDAGKKTKGAQAKYRHRLSRARVDGHRHLRRYARPRHRVSPAGVAA from the coding sequence ATGTCCGTCTACCGTGTCGAGGCCGCGAAGGCCAGTTGCGGCGTGTCTGGTTGCGCGTGTCGTGACCGGGTACGTCGATATCCCTCCGATCTGACCGATGAGCAGTGGCAGGTGCTCGAACCCGAGGCCCGGGCGGTGATGGCCGAGCTGCGCAAGAGCCCTGCCGGGGCGCCGATGCGCCATGACCTGCGGGCGATGCTGGACGCGATCGGCTATCTGACCCGCTATGGCATCGAGTGGCGGGCGTTGCCGGTCGATTTCCCGCCCTGGGAGGCGGTGTATGCGTTCTTCGAACGGTGGAGCGAACGCGGCCTGCCACGCCGACTGGCCGGCCGGTTGCGGGAACGCATCCGGATCGCGTGCGGCCGGGCCGAGTTGCCGACCGCGGCGGTCATCGACGCCCAGACCGTGCGTGGCGCCGACACCGTGGCCGCCGGCAGCGCCGGCTATGACGCGGGGAAGAAGACCAAAGGGGCGCAAGCGAAATATCGCCACCGACTGTCTCGGGCTCGTGTTGATGGTCACCGTCACCTCCGCCGGTATGCAAGACCGCGACACCGCGTATCGCCTGCTGGCGTTGCTGCGTGA
- a CDS encoding transposase family protein has translation MCGSWSERVHSRYLRRVSDEPVGGRPVTIVLTVRRFYCRNADCAAATFVEQAEGLSERYRRRSVPLLATLAQVGLALAGRAGARLAAQLGVKVNRTTLLRLVRALPEPELTEAPPVLGVDDFALRKGNVYGT, from the coding sequence GTGTGCGGGTCGTGGTCGGAGCGGGTGCACAGCCGCTACTTGCGTCGAGTGTCCGATGAGCCGGTCGGTGGGCGGCCGGTGACGATTGTGTTGACGGTGCGGCGGTTCTACTGCCGCAACGCAGACTGCGCGGCGGCGACGTTTGTGGAACAGGCCGAGGGCCTGTCCGAGCGGTATCGCCGCCGGTCGGTCCCGCTGCTGGCCACGTTGGCGCAGGTCGGTCTGGCTCTGGCCGGGCGAGCCGGGGCGCGGCTGGCAGCGCAGCTGGGGGTCAAGGTCAACCGAACGACCCTGCTGCGCCTGGTGCGTGCACTGCCGGAGCCCGAACTCACCGAGGCACCACCGGTGCTCGGTGTCGATGACTTCGCGCTGCGTAAGGGAAACGTGTACGGCACTTAG
- a CDS encoding transposase yields the protein MATDCLGLVLMVTVTSAGMQDRDTAYRLLALLREHFSTVTLVWADGGYAGRLVVWAKAVLRLTITIVKRTDDIKGFVVLPRRWVAERTFGRLIRHRRLVRDYERKPEHHEAMVWWATLAIMSRRLARELAGDPPPPHWGQPHPPSPTTA from the coding sequence ATCGCCACCGACTGTCTCGGGCTCGTGTTGATGGTCACCGTCACCTCCGCCGGTATGCAAGACCGCGACACCGCGTATCGCCTGCTGGCGTTGCTGCGTGAACACTTCTCCACCGTCACTCTGGTCTGGGCCGACGGCGGCTACGCCGGGCGCCTTGTCGTGTGGGCCAAAGCCGTGCTGCGCCTGACGATCACCATCGTCAAACGCACCGACGACATCAAGGGCTTCGTGGTACTGCCCCGGCGGTGGGTGGCAGAGCGGACGTTCGGCCGGCTGATCCGCCACCGGCGCCTGGTCCGGGACTACGAACGCAAGCCCGAACATCACGAGGCGATGGTCTGGTGGGCCACCCTCGCCATCATGAGCCGCCGGCTGGCCCGAGAACTCGCCGGCGACCCACCACCGCCACACTGGGGACAGCCCCACCCACCCAGCCCAACCACAGCCTGA